The DNA region TGAAGGGAGTTCGCAGGGAATGGAACGGGTTCTGATGCTGCTGTTCATACTGAACCAGGGCGGCCCCACCACGCTGGAGTTCGCCAGCCTGGAACAATGCAAGGCGGCCGAGCCGGTCATCATCCAGAATTATCGCGAGATGACCGGCAACACCGTCCTGTCCCGCTGCATCCGCATGGTGCTGCCGGCAAAGTGAGGCGGCAGGGCTGCCCGCCGCGTTCGACGCTGGCGGCGGTTGTTTCATCTGATACAGTGCGCCCCCGTCTCCGCTTGCACTGCAGCAGCCCATGCCACGCCCCGATTCCCTGACGATCCGCGTCCTGCTGACCGCGCTGGTCGCTTTCGGCCCGCTGTCCACCGACCTCTACCTGCCGTCGCTGCCGACCCTGGTCCGGGTGTTCGGGACCGATGTCGCCACGGTGCAGTTGACCCTGTCGATCTTCCTGGTCGGCTTCGCGGTGTCGCAGCTGGTCTACGGCCCGATGTCCGATCGTTTCGGCCGGCGCCCGACCTTGCTGGTCGGGGTGGCGATCTATCTGGTCGCCAGCGCCGTCTGCGCCGTCACCACCAGCATCGACGCGCTGATCGCCGCCCGCTTCTTCCAGGCTCTCGGCGCCTGCTGCGGGCCGGTGGTGGCACGCGCGGTGGTGCGCGACGTCTTCGGGCGCGAGCGGTCGGCGACGGTGCTGGCCTACATGTCGATGGCGATGGCGCTGGCCCCGGCGGTCGGGCCGATGCTGGGCGGCGTCCTGACGGAATGGTTCGGCTGGCGCGCCAACTTCATGCTGCTGACGGTCTTCGCCTGCCTGATCCTGGCGGCGGTATGGTCGCTGCTGGGCGAGACCAACAGCCACCGCGACGAGGAGGCCCTGCGGCCCGGGCGGCTGGCCGCCAATTACCTGATGCTGCTGCGCAACCGCGGCTTCGTCGGTTATGTGCTGGTGGTCGCCTTCTCCTACAGCGGCATCTTCTCCTTCATCTCCGGCTCCTCCTTCGTCCTGATCGAGCGGCTGCATCTGACGCCGGCGCAATATGGCGCCAGCTTCGGCGCGGTGGTGCTGGGCTACATGCTGGGCACCTTCCTGGCCGGGCGGCTGACTCCGAAGCTGGGAGGCGCGCGGATGATCCGGATCGGCACGCTGCTGTCGCTCGGCGGCGGGGCGCTGGGCGGCGGTCTGGCCCTGGCCGGGGTGCTGCATCTGGCCGCCATCGTGGTGCCGGTCTTCCTGTTCATCCTCGGCAGCGGGCTGACCCTGCCCAACGCCACGGCCAATGCGGTCGGTCCCTACCCCACCATGGCCGGGCTCGCCTCCTCCCTGCTGGGATTCGCTCAGATGACCATCGCCGCGGCCATCGGCATTGTCGTCGGACATCTGAGCGACGGCAGCGCGCTGGCGATGATGGGGGCCATCGGGCTGGTGGCGCTGGGTGCACTGCTGGCGCACCGGCTGCTGGTCATTCCCGCGGGGCGGGACGCGCGATCCGCCTGACCCGGCCGGACCGCGCCGCGCGTCGGCGTTCCCGCGCCTTGCGGTCGTCGTCATGATCGTCTTCGGGACCGTCTTCGGAGTCGCGGCCCGAGTCGCCGTCCTTCCCGATCTGCGGAAAGCGGTCCATCAGGAAGGAGAAGACGATGGTCACCATCAGGCACAGCCCCAGCGTCATCCCCGCCAGCATGAAATAACCGGCGCCGCAGGCGATGCCCAGCGCCCCGGCCACCCAGATGACCGCGGCGGTCGTCGCCCCGCGCACGCTGTCGCCCGATCGGAACATCACCCCGGCGCTGATGAATCCGACGGCCTGCGCCACCCCCTGGATGACGCGCACCGGATCGCCCGGCCGCTCGTCACCGGTGGCGTGCAGATCGGCATAGATCTCGAACGCAACCAGTGTAGTCAGGGCGCAGCTGATCGAAATCAGCGTATGGGTGCGCAGGCCCGCCGCCTTGCCGCGCATCTCGCGGTCGAGCCCGAGCAGCGCGCCGCAGAGCGCGGCCGCCAGCAGGCGCAACCCCATCTCCTCGACCGTCAGAACCATCGTCAAGCCCATGAAATCGCTCCGGTTTTTTGCGTCCTTCCCGAACCTGCCACTTTTTTGGGACCTGCGGCATTTTTCACTTTCCAATCGATCACGTTGGATCTATGTAACGCGAACTCGCAAGCGCACGTGCCGCTGGCCCGCCCCTCGGCGTCTCCGAGATGTGGTTATGCAACGACGTAACGCGTGATCCCCGACCGTCCCTTAAACAAGGCGGCGACTTGGAGGTTACGATGGTTGATGTTGTTGTGGGTGGGCGCGTGCTCACCCGTCTCCGAACTCCCTCGCTCCTGGGCCATACGGACAGAACAGGTTTCTGTGCGGGGCAATCCAGTATTGGCGGCCTGAGCGCCTGATCGGCTTTTGCTTTGCCGATCGGCCCGCCCGGCCGCTCCGTCCCCCCGACATCACCCGTTCCGTTCCATCATCTTGCGTCCCAGGAGACTGAGATGACCCAGAAGATTGCGCGCTTTTTCGAAGAGCAGCGCCCGCAGACCCCTTGCCTCGTCGTCGATCTCGACGTGGTCGAGCAGAACTACAACGATCTGCATGACGCCCTGCCCGACGCCCGCATCTTCTATGCGGTGAAGGCGAATCCGGCCGCCGAGATCCTGTCGCTGCTGGCCCGTCTCGGCTCCGCCTTCGACTGCGCCTCGGTCCCGGAAATCCAGATGGCGCTGGCCGCCGGCGCCACCCCGGACCGCATCTCCTTCGGCAACACCATCAAGAAGGAAGGCGACATCCGCCGCGCCTTCGAGCTGGGCGTGCGCCTGTTCGCCTTCGACAGCGAGCCGGAACTGGAAAAGATCGAGCGCGCCGCCCCCGGCGCCCGCGTCTTCTGCCGCATCCTGACCTCGGGCGAGGGCGCCGAGTGGCCGCTGTCGCGCAAGTTCGGCTGCGACCTGCCGATGGCGCGCGAGCTGCTGCTGAAGGCCCGCGACATGGACGTGCAGCCCTATGGCGTGTCGTTCCATGTCGGCTCGCAGCAGAAGGACCTGATGCAATGGGACCACGCCATCTTCCAGGTGGCGCAGCTGTTCCGCGAGCTCGAGGTGCTGGGCGTCGATCTGGGCATGATCAACCTGGGCGGCGGCTTCCCCACCCGCTACCGCACCGACGTGCCGGAATCCACCGCCTACGGCCAGGCGATCTTCGACTCGCTGCGCACCCATTTCGGCAACCATCTGCCGGAGACGATCGTCGAGCCCGGCCGCGGCATGGTCGGCAGCGCCGGCATCATCGAGAGCGAAGTGGTTCTGGTGTCGCGCAAGTCGGCCGAGGATCCCAAGCGCTGGGTCTATCTCGACATCGGCAAGTTCAGCGGTCTGGCCGAGACGATGGACGAGGCGATCCAGTACCCGATCGAGGTGCTGGGCGATGACCAGGAGAGCGACCGCGAGGCGGTGATCCTGGCCGGCCCGACCTGCGACAGCGCCGACGTGATGTATGAGCGCGCCGACTACAAGATGCCGATGGGGCTGAAGGCCGGCGACCGCGTGCGCATCCACGCCACCGGGGCCTACACCACGACCTACTCGGCGGTCTGCTTCAACGGCTTCGAGCCGCTCAAGCACTACTGCATCTGACCGTCGGCCGGCGGAGCGCGGTCCCGGCCCGCTCCGCCGATCACCAGGGCGTAGTCCCCGGGCCGATCATCGGAATTGCCACCTACAGCCCGCCCGCCGTCCATCCCGGCCGACGGGCTTTTCTTTTGGGGGCGGCGCTTTTCTGTGCAGCCTGTTTTTTAGGCGCCAGGACGGTGCGGACAATAAAAAAGGCCGCTTCCGATCAACGGAAGCGGCCTTTTTCCTGTGCGTTCGCCGGCCGGCGTACAGGCGCTCATTCGCGCCAGAACGGCTTCGACATCTCGCGCTCGGCGTCCAGGCGGTTGAAGCCGATGTCCTGGAGCATGCGGTCGTCCAGATAGCCCAGCTCGCGGCGGGTCACGATGCGCTGGCGCCACAGGCCCAGCATGTTCGACGCGACTTCGACGATATGGGCGACGGTGGAGGTGGTGCGGCCGGCATCGGCCGAGTGCAGAAGAGTGGCCATGATGGTGATTCCTGAGATGTCTTGTTTTTGGAGGGGCCGCCGGTCGGCGATCGCTCTCTCCTTGTGTGGAAATATAATTACGCCTCTTCTCGCCATGTTGCCACCCCCAGCGGCAACATGCCCGCTTTGCAGGCAGCGAAGAACTCACCATGCAATGTCACCGATGTGTGGCAAAAGCGTCATTGCGGATACTTACGGTTCGCCAGACGGACAATGACGACGTCCCGCCTTGCCACCCTCTGGACAAGTCAACCTGACTTGAGCCATGTATTGTTTTACTTACGAACCAATCACTGGGAGCAGCGGGCACATCCATGACCGGCACCATCGATCCCGGAAACCCGGGGGTCCAGCAGAGCTTCGATGCCATCGGCTTCGACGGCGACGACACGCTCTGGCACAATGAATCGCTCTTCTCGATGACGCAGGACCGATTCCGCGCCCTGCTGGCCCACACCGCCGACCCGACCGACCTCGATCGCCGGCTGTTGGAGGCGGAGCGCGCCAACCTTCGCGTTTACGGCTACGGCATCAAGGGCTTCGTCCTGTCGATGATCGAAACGGCGATCGACGTCACCGACGGCCAGGTTCCGGCCCGCGACCTGCGAAGCCTGATCGATTTCGGCAAGGCGATGCTGGAGCATCCGGTGGAGTTGCTGCCCGGCGTGGCGGAGGTGGTGGAGGAACTGGCTGCCTGCCACCGTCTGGTGCTGATCACCAAGGGCGACCTGTTCGACCAGGAAAGCAAGATCGCCCGTTCCGGCCTGTCCGAACGCTTCCACGCGGTGGAGATCGTCAGCGAGAAAGATCCGGCGACCTACCGGCGGGTGATGGAGCGCCATGGCATCGACCCGGCGCGCTTCCTGATGGTCGGCAACTCGGTGCGCTCCGATATCCTGCCGGTGCTGGCGACCGGTGCCCACGCCGTCCACATCCCCTATGCCATCACCTGGGCCCATGAGGAAGCCGACGTGCCCGACGAGCATTACCGCCGCATCGACTCGATCCGCGAACTGCCGCCCCTGCTGGGGACTTGAAGAAACTGCAGTGGTCGTCGCCCGTCAACCAGATCCGAAAAGCGTCAACTGCTCCGCAGGAGCCTGATTGCGGGCCACGCGCGCCGACCACCCGTCAGCCATGTCTGCGCGCAGTGCGAGTTTCGCCTCCGGCGCCAGTCGACCCAGCAGGCACCGATACAACAAAAATTGGCTTTCCGTGGGTGTGACGCCACTAAGATCCGCAGCAACCTCCAGCGGCTCCGCATGGAAAAACAACGATCGCTCCGATTCAGACGCGTCGGAAAGCTCATCCTTCAGTCGCTGGGCCAAAGCAGGGTCGTCGTGGAAGATTTCCGACAACGTCGCCTCGACCACGGCCCAGAACAACGACCGGTCATCCATCGGTGGCGTATACTGGCTCATCGCTCATCCATCCTTCATAAGAACGGCCTGCCGACACACGCTCTGTCCGGCGATCCTAACACGGACGATCCACGCTCCGTATGGAAACTGATTTGGGATCTATCGGGCAGAATGGAACGCTGCGGCCATGCGGTAACCGGTCCATAGACCACATCATATGGCTTCTCGCGACCATGCGCCCTGATCCTTCCGGCCCGGCAATCCTCAACAAAAGGCCAGAAACCGAAGACCTCGCCATCATTCTGAAACACGAGACTGTCCAATTCGGACAGTGCCGTGCGGTCAATTTCGAACCGGACAACAACCGCGACAAGCGGGTGCAACGTGGACATGCGCGAGGCCCGCAGGCGCCGGGTCTTGATGTTTGCCCACTCCCGTGCCTGCCCGAGGTCCGTCGTTACGTAAAAGCCGGGACCGAAATCGCAATTGGGGCGACCAACGCCGACATCGACTGAATGAGAGTATCTCGAGCCCTTGCGCATCATCGCTGCCGCCGCTTCGTCATATGTGCCATGATAGACAACGAGTGGCGGATTAAGCCAAAACATAGAGCGATTCCGGCAAGGACGAGATTGTTCGCGCGGAGATAGCATAATCCTTCCACATACACCAATAGGCAATCCGTCTCCCGCCGGCCTATCGGAAATCTCCTTTGGAGTCGACGTATGTCTCTCGCTCTACTGAGCCCTGGCGCGGCCGAGACCGGCGCACCGGCCGCCGACCGCATCCTGTCGGGAGCGCCGGCCTTCACCACATGGAACGGCTATGAATCGGCGGACGGCAAGCGGTTCGCCGGTACATGGCGATCGACGCCGGGAGCTTGGCGGATCCTCTACGACGAGTGGGAGTATTGCGAGATCCTGGAGGGCGAAAGCATCGTCGCCCATGACGACGGCCGCTCCTGGTCCTTGAAGGCCGGCGACCGGTTCGTCATCGAACCGGGTTTCCAGGGCAGCTGGACGGTGGTCGTCACCACGACCAAGCGGTATGTGGTGGTGCTGCCCTGACGGATCGCCTCAGCGGATCAGCCGGCAATCTCGACTGAGTTCTGGGCGGCGCTGTGGCTGTGGATGGTGACCGCCTTGCGGCCGATCTCGACCGCCAGCACGCCCAGCACCAGGACAGAGGCGACCAGCATCACGCGCGCGATGTCCCGGGTCCAGGCGCGCTTGCGTGCATTGGCGCGGCGATGTGCAAGCATCACCGCACGGTTGGCGCGGCCGGTCAGTCGACGTCCCATCCAAGAGGTGGCGGCCATGACGCGCTCCCTTGCCATCCATACATTTCTACGCGCTTTTATATAAAATTTTATCTTGTTCGGCAAGGCTGGAATCCTGCGGCTGGCGGCCGCAGGATCCGGAACGGCAGCTTCCCTATTCCTTGAATGCCACCTCGCGCTGGCGGCGGAAGGCCGGCAGCAGGATCAGGGCGAGCAGCCCGGCGGCGACCGCCATCAGCCCGGCGCTGATCGGACGGGTGACGAAGACGCTCAGATCGCCCTGCGACAGCAGCATGGCCCGGCTCAGATTCTCCTCCAGCAGCGGGCCGAGGACGAAGCCGAGCAGCAGCGGCGCCGGCTCGCAGTCCAGCTTCTTCAGGACATAGCCGAACACGCCGAATCCGGCCATCAGCACCACGTCGAACACGTCGTTCTTCAGGCTGTAGGTGCCGATGCAGCAGAAGACCAGGATCGCCGGGAACAGATAGGCGTAGGGCACGCGCAGCAGCCGCACCCACAAGCCGATCAGCGGGAGGTTCAGAACCACCAGCATGACATTGCCGACCAGCATGCTGGCGATCATGCCCCAGAACAGGTCCGGCTGCTTGGTCATGATCTGCGGCCCCGGCGTGATGCCGTGGATCATCATGGCACCCACCATCAGCGCCATCACCGCGTTCGACGGGATGCCGAGGCTGAGCATGGGGATGAAGCTGGCCTGGGCGCCGGCATTGTTCGCCGCCTCCGGCCCGGCCACGCCCTGGATGGCTCCCTTGCCGAAGGCCGAGGGATCGCGCGCCATCTTCTTTTCCAGCGCGTAGGAGGAAAAGGCGCTGAGCGTGGCGCCGCCGCCCGGCAGGATGCCGAGGAAGGCGCCCAGCGCGGTGCCGCGCACCGCGGCCGGCCATGCCTCCTTGAAATCCTGCAAGGACGGCCACAGCCGGTGGATCGGCGAGGGCTCGATCCCGCGGCCTTCGGTCTCCTCCAGATTGATGATGATGTCGGCCAGTCCGAACAGCCCCATCGCCAGTGGCACGAAATCGAGCCCGTCATAGAGCTGCGGAATATCGAAGGTGAAGCGCATCTGGCCGGAATTGACGTCGGTCCCGACCATCGACAGCAGCAATCCGAGCAGGATCATCGCCACCGCCTTGACCACCGACCCATGGGCGAGGATCACCGCGCCGATCAGCCCGACCAGCATCAGCGCCACATATTCCGACGGGCCGAAGGCCAGCGCCACCCCGGCCAGCGGTGGGCCGGCCACCGCGATGACCAGCGTGGTGACGATGCCCGCGAACAGCGAGGCCAGCGCCGCGGTGGCCAGCGCCACGCCGCCGCGGCCTTGGCGGGCCATGGCGTTGCCGTCCAGGCAGGTCATGACGGAAGAGGACTCGCCCGGCAGCTTCACCAGGATCGCCGTGGTCGACCCGCCATATTGGGCACCGTAGAAGATGCCCGCCAGCATGATCAGCGCACCGACCGGCGGCAGGTAGAAGGTGATCGGCAGCAGAAGCGCCACCGTCGCCGTCGGCCCCAGCCCCGGCAGCACACCGATCAACGTGCCGATCAGGACGCCCAGAAAGCAGTAGACGAGGTTCATCGGCTCGAGCGAGACGCCCAGCCCGAGCCAGAGATTGGCGAAGATGTCGATCATGGCCAGATCTGGAGCGGCAAGCCCAGTCCCCAGGAGAAGATGGCGATGCAACCGGTCGCCAGCGTGGCCCACAGGGCCGTGAAGGGACCGGGGCGCAGCGGCCGGCCGGCCAGCCCGCCGATGCCGATCAGCGCCAGGATGGCGAGCACCAGCCCGAGCCTGTCGAGCAGCGCCGCGAAAGCGACCACGGCCCCGGTGATGGCGACGGACGGGCGCCATGCCCAACCCAGCGTCGCCGGCCCGTCGGCGGTCAGCCCGCGCAGCAGCGTCACCAGCCCCATCGCCAGCAGGAAGCCGCAGATCAGCCGCGGGAAGAAGCCGGCCTGCATCATGGCGAGGGATCCGGCCTGCCATTCGCGGGCCAGCCACAGCCCGCAAAGCGCGATGGCGCTCAGCAGCAGACCGGCCGCGAGATCCCGGGGCGATCTCAACCGGGACGCGGCCGGCCGGGACGATCTCAGGGTATGTGTCATTGGATGGGTCTATCCGCTCTCTCTCGCACGCGACGGCGCGACAACCGGGTGCCACGCTCCCGGCATCGGGGGATGGAGACGGAAACGGGCCGTCATCGGACAACCGGCATATCCATATCCGCCAGTTGTATTATCGCCCAGCATTGTATCGCAGTCGAGCGCGATTTGGCGACATTGCGACGCATAGGCTGTCTTGTTCTTGAAAACAGCCCTCTTTGGCGCGGTTCTTGCCTTATATTGCCCTAAAACCCGTTATTCATTCTGATTTATACACGCTTCGCGTACCGGGCGTGTGGGCAAGGGCAACACCGGCACCGGAATGATCGGATGGAAACGATGACAGCAGCGACCTCTTTCCCGTGCATGGCCGGGGATCTGCTGCTGAACGTCGTCGACGATCCCGGGGTGATGACGGTCCATGCCGACAGCGCGTTCAGGAGCGTCGCGGACGTCCTGCGCGCTGTCAGGGAGAAACCGCGCTCGCCGACCGTCGGCCCCACCGGCATCGGGTCGGACGACCATCTGGCCATGCTTCTGCTGAAGCGGCAGGCCGGCGTGAAGCTGACGCCTGCGCCCTTCTCCGGCAGCGCCGAGAATTACCGCGCGATGATCGGCTGCCGTATCCGGATCTGCGACCGGAATCCGGGCGAGGGATCGCGCGGTGCGGCCGGCGTCGATCCGGTGCGGATGCTCGGGGTGATGAGTCGCACGCGCTGGGAGATGGCACCGGACCTGCCCGCCTTCCGCAAACAGGGCTATGCCATCGATATGGTGCCGCTGCGCATCGTCGGCCCGGAGGCCTTCGCCGCCGAACTGATGCAGTTCGGCGGCGAGTTCCGCACCCCGTGGGCAGACATGCCGTGGAAGAACTAACCGATATCGAATCGACCTAACTATTCAGCCATTCATTCCGGATTCATAACGGATTTGGTCGATCATTCCGGCTTCGGAAAAGCCCTTCAACCGCAACAGGCAGCTGTCGCAGGTGCCGCAGGACTGCCCGTCGGGCGTCGGGTCGTAGCAGGAGTGGGTGAGGCTGTAATCCACGCCCAGTTCCTGCCCGCGGCGGATGATGCCGGCCTTGTCCAGGGTCATCAGCGGCGCATGGATGCGGAACCGGCTGGTCCCCTCCACCCCGGCCTTGGTGGCGAGGTTGGCCAGCGTTTCGAAGGCGGCGATATATTCTGGCCGGCAATCGGGATAGCCGGAATAATCCAGCGCGTTCACGCCGATGAACAGGTCCGACGCCCCCAGCGTCTCGGCCCAGGCCAGCGCGAAGGACAGGAAGACGGTGTTGCGCGCCGGAACGTAGGTGACGGGGATCCCATCCCCCAGTTCGGCGGCGCTGCCGTGCTTCGGCACGGCGATGGCGTCGGTCAGCGCCGAGCCGCCGAAGGCGCGCAGGTCGATGTCGGCAACCACATGCCGCTCCACCCCCATCGCCGCGACGACGCGCCGCGCCGCCTCCAGCTCCACCGCATGGCGCTGGCCGTAGCGGAAGCTCAGGGCATTGACCCGATAGCCCTCGGCCTTGGCGATGGCGAGCACCGTCGTCGAATCGAGCCCGCCGCTGACCAGCACCACGGCGTCCTTCTGTCCGTCCCGTTCCACCATCGCACACCTGCCATTGCCACGCCGCCGGCCCCGGCCGGGGCCTCCGCAGCCAGCTTCTGGCACATCCGGGCGCCTGGTGCCAGTCGGCGGATCACGGCATCGACGCAAGCAACTCCTCGATGGTCATGATCCGCCAGGGCGGCAGTCGGATGGTCGCGGTGCAGCCCTGCCCCGGAGCACTGTCCAGCGTCAGGCTGCCGCCATGCACCTCCACCAGCCGCAGGGCGAGCGGCAAGCCCAGTCCTATGCCTTCATAGCGGCGGTTGGCGGCCTGATCGATCTGGGCGAAAGGGGTCAGGGCGGTCGCGATGTCCTCCGGGTTCATGCCGATGCCGCGGTCGCGCACCGCCAGTTCGATCCAGCCGTCGGCGGCCGGCATCACCGACAGGGTGACGGTGCCCTGCGGATGGCTGAACTTGACGGCGTTGGACAGCAGATTTTCCAGCACCTGGCGCAGACGCCGCTCGTCGCCGCGCAGCGGCGGCAGGTCGCCGTCGGTGACCAGCTCGACCGTCACCGTCTGGCGGGTCGCCTGGAATCCGAGTTGCGCCACCGTTTGGGCGGCGAGCGCCGGCAGGTCGACCGCTCCCTCGACCAGCGACAGCCCACCGGCCTCGACGCGGGCCATGTCCAGGATATCGTCGATCATGGCCAGCAGCCGCTCGCCGGCATGGCGGATGGCGGCGACACCGTCGCGCAGCCGCTCCTGCCCGCCGGGTTCGCCGATCCGCATGTCCAGCAGCTGGGAAAAGCCGATCACCGCGTTCAGCGGGGTGCGCAGTTCATGGCTCATGGTGGCGAGGAAGGCCGATTTGGCATGGTCGGCCGCCTCCGCCGCCTCCTTGGCCGCCAGGAGGTCGGCCTCGGCCCGGCGGCGGGCGGTGACGTCGCGGACGATGGCGGTATGGAGCCGCCGCCCCTCCACCTCGCTGGCGCTCACCGACAGCTCCACCGGGAACCGGGTGCCGTCGGCGCGCTCCGCCTCGGCGCCGCGGTCGCGGGCGACCAGGGCGGTGGTCTGGCCGGTCGCGAACTCCAACCGGACACCACCCTCTTCGCGCAGGGTCTCCGCCGGCAGCAAGCGGTCGAGCGGGCGCCACAGCAACTCCGCCGCCGACACCCCGAACATCGCTTCCGCCGCACGGTTGAAGCCGACCAGAACCCCCGCCTCGTCGATGGTGAGGACCGCATCGGCGGCGGTGTCCAGGATCGCCTTGTTCAGCGCCTCCGAATGCCTCAGGGCATTGGCGGTGTGGACATATTCGCTGACGTCGGTGACGGTGGCGATGCTGCCGCCATCCTCCAGCGCGATGCGCTGGCACATCACCCGCCGGGCGATCCCAGTGCCTCCCGCCAGCTGGGGATCGTGGAAGCGGAAGTCGGTCGGCAGGGGATCGCCGCCCGCACCGAGCCGCCAGTCCGCCTCGACCCGCGGCCGGTCCTCGGGGTGGACGGCGTCGAGCCAGCCGTCGCCGAGCAGGCGGTCCGGCTCCAGCCCGGTGATGGCGCCGACGCGGGCGTTGGCGAACTGCACCTGCCCCGCAGCGTCGGTCTGCAGAATGCCGACCGGCACCGAGTCGGCCAGCTTGCGATAGCGCGCCTCGCTGGCGCGCAGCCGCTCCGACAGGGCGATCTGGCCGCTGACGTCGCGGATGTTCAGCACCAGCCCGCCAATGTCCGGGTCGGCCAGCTCGTTGCGCGCGGTCGCCTCCAGCCAGCGCCAGCCGCCGTCCTCGCCATCGTCGCTGCCGCCGCCGTCATAGCGGAAGCGGAACACGGCACGGCCGCTGCTCCCCGCCGGGG from Azospirillum thiophilum includes:
- a CDS encoding multidrug effflux MFS transporter, translating into MPRPDSLTIRVLLTALVAFGPLSTDLYLPSLPTLVRVFGTDVATVQLTLSIFLVGFAVSQLVYGPMSDRFGRRPTLLVGVAIYLVASAVCAVTTSIDALIAARFFQALGACCGPVVARAVVRDVFGRERSATVLAYMSMAMALAPAVGPMLGGVLTEWFGWRANFMLLTVFACLILAAVWSLLGETNSHRDEEALRPGRLAANYLMLLRNRGFVGYVLVVAFSYSGIFSFISGSSFVLIERLHLTPAQYGASFGAVVLGYMLGTFLAGRLTPKLGGARMIRIGTLLSLGGGALGGGLALAGVLHLAAIVVPVFLFILGSGLTLPNATANAVGPYPTMAGLASSLLGFAQMTIAAAIGIVVGHLSDGSALAMMGAIGLVALGALLAHRLLVIPAGRDARSA
- a CDS encoding MgtC/SapB family protein gives rise to the protein MGLTMVLTVEEMGLRLLAAALCGALLGLDREMRGKAAGLRTHTLISISCALTTLVAFEIYADLHATGDERPGDPVRVIQGVAQAVGFISAGVMFRSGDSVRGATTAAVIWVAGALGIACGAGYFMLAGMTLGLCLMVTIVFSFLMDRFPQIGKDGDSGRDSEDGPEDDHDDDRKARERRRAARSGRVRRIARPAPRE
- a CDS encoding type III PLP-dependent enzyme translates to MTQKIARFFEEQRPQTPCLVVDLDVVEQNYNDLHDALPDARIFYAVKANPAAEILSLLARLGSAFDCASVPEIQMALAAGATPDRISFGNTIKKEGDIRRAFELGVRLFAFDSEPELEKIERAAPGARVFCRILTSGEGAEWPLSRKFGCDLPMARELLLKARDMDVQPYGVSFHVGSQQKDLMQWDHAIFQVAQLFRELEVLGVDLGMINLGGGFPTRYRTDVPESTAYGQAIFDSLRTHFGNHLPETIVEPGRGMVGSAGIIESEVVLVSRKSAEDPKRWVYLDIGKFSGLAETMDEAIQYPIEVLGDDQESDREAVILAGPTCDSADVMYERADYKMPMGLKAGDRVRIHATGAYTTTYSAVCFNGFEPLKHYCI
- a CDS encoding DUF1127 domain-containing protein → MATLLHSADAGRTTSTVAHIVEVASNMLGLWRQRIVTRRELGYLDDRMLQDIGFNRLDAEREMSKPFWRE
- a CDS encoding HAD family hydrolase, which translates into the protein MTGTIDPGNPGVQQSFDAIGFDGDDTLWHNESLFSMTQDRFRALLAHTADPTDLDRRLLEAERANLRVYGYGIKGFVLSMIETAIDVTDGQVPARDLRSLIDFGKAMLEHPVELLPGVAEVVEELAACHRLVLITKGDLFDQESKIARSGLSERFHAVEIVSEKDPATYRRVMERHGIDPARFLMVGNSVRSDILPVLATGAHAVHIPYAITWAHEEADVPDEHYRRIDSIRELPPLLGT
- a CDS encoding DUF3990 domain-containing protein, translating into MLSPREQSRPCRNRSMFWLNPPLVVYHGTYDEAAAAMMRKGSRYSHSVDVGVGRPNCDFGPGFYVTTDLGQAREWANIKTRRLRASRMSTLHPLVAVVVRFEIDRTALSELDSLVFQNDGEVFGFWPFVEDCRAGRIRAHGREKPYDVVYGPVTAWPQRSILPDRSQISFHTERGSSVLGSPDRACVGRPFL
- a CDS encoding cupin domain-containing protein: MSLALLSPGAAETGAPAADRILSGAPAFTTWNGYESADGKRFAGTWRSTPGAWRILYDEWEYCEILEGESIVAHDDGRSWSLKAGDRFVIEPGFQGSWTVVVTTTKRYVVVLP
- a CDS encoding tripartite tricarboxylate transporter permease, translating into MIDIFANLWLGLGVSLEPMNLVYCFLGVLIGTLIGVLPGLGPTATVALLLPITFYLPPVGALIMLAGIFYGAQYGGSTTAILVKLPGESSSVMTCLDGNAMARQGRGGVALATAALASLFAGIVTTLVIAVAGPPLAGVALAFGPSEYVALMLVGLIGAVILAHGSVVKAVAMILLGLLLSMVGTDVNSGQMRFTFDIPQLYDGLDFVPLAMGLFGLADIIINLEETEGRGIEPSPIHRLWPSLQDFKEAWPAAVRGTALGAFLGILPGGGATLSAFSSYALEKKMARDPSAFGKGAIQGVAGPEAANNAGAQASFIPMLSLGIPSNAVMALMVGAMMIHGITPGPQIMTKQPDLFWGMIASMLVGNVMLVVLNLPLIGLWVRLLRVPYAYLFPAILVFCCIGTYSLKNDVFDVVLMAGFGVFGYVLKKLDCEPAPLLLGFVLGPLLEENLSRAMLLSQGDLSVFVTRPISAGLMAVAAGLLALILLPAFRRQREVAFKE
- a CDS encoding tripartite tricarboxylate transporter TctB family protein — translated: MRSPRDLAAGLLLSAIALCGLWLAREWQAGSLAMMQAGFFPRLICGFLLAMGLVTLLRGLTADGPATLGWAWRPSVAITGAVVAFAALLDRLGLVLAILALIGIGGLAGRPLRPGPFTALWATLATGCIAIFSWGLGLPLQIWP
- a CDS encoding tripartite tricarboxylate transporter substrate-binding protein — its product is MTAATSFPCMAGDLLLNVVDDPGVMTVHADSAFRSVADVLRAVREKPRSPTVGPTGIGSDDHLAMLLLKRQAGVKLTPAPFSGSAENYRAMIGCRIRICDRNPGEGSRGAAGVDPVRMLGVMSRTRWEMAPDLPAFRKQGYAIDMVPLRIVGPEAFAAELMQFGGEFRTPWADMPWKN
- the queC gene encoding 7-cyano-7-deazaguanine synthase QueC, whose product is MVERDGQKDAVVLVSGGLDSTTVLAIAKAEGYRVNALSFRYGQRHAVELEAARRVVAAMGVERHVVADIDLRAFGGSALTDAIAVPKHGSAAELGDGIPVTYVPARNTVFLSFALAWAETLGASDLFIGVNALDYSGYPDCRPEYIAAFETLANLATKAGVEGTSRFRIHAPLMTLDKAGIIRRGQELGVDYSLTHSCYDPTPDGQSCGTCDSCLLRLKGFSEAGMIDQIRYESGMNG